Within Topomyia yanbarensis strain Yona2022 chromosome 2, ASM3024719v1, whole genome shotgun sequence, the genomic segment TTCGAATGAATCTGATTCCCGTTTGATTTTGTTTTCCTTTGAAAGCGCAAAACAGCTGAATACTGTGCGCGTTATATAATCATGTTTGATTACCTGATATTTGTTTATATTCCAAGTTGAGCGGCAAAGTTTACATACAGTTCTTTTGTAACAGATCCCAAAAGTATTCGGCTCAATCAACTATGAAGCCGAGCTCGGTGTCATTATTGGGAAGTCCTGCAAGAATATTAGTACCGATCAGGCCATGAGCTACGTGGCCGGTTACTGCTTAGCACTGGATATGACCGGAATGGACTTCATTGTGGATGCCCGATCGAAAGGGCTGCCTTGGTGTCTGGGTAAGGGATTCGACACGTCGACTCCGGTGAGCCGGTTCATTTCGCCGGAAGAGCTAGGTGATCCGACCGATGTGCGTGTATGGTGCAAGGTCAATGAACAGATGAAGCAGGACGACACGACTAGGAATCTGATATTTACGGTGAGTGATGGATGTCACTGTTGAGCTACTGTTTGTATACTAGTGGTCTACTATTAACTTAAAGCAATACTTCAATCTTTGTTTTAAAAGAATTTAGACAGATCATTAtcaatttataaacaaaaatcTTTTGTTAAAATAGTGATAGTAAATCCTTTTCAGATCGCGGAGCTGATTGCTTTCACCTCGAAGTATATGTCCTTGGAAAAGAACGATTTGATTTTGACTGGTACACCCGCTGGAGCAGGGCCTGTAAAGAACGGAGACATCCTCGAGTGTGGACTTGGTGATATTGTACAGATGACAT encodes:
- the LOC131684741 gene encoding acylpyruvase FAHD1, mitochondrial: MSQKFIKSTRKIIGAGVNYKEILRQTNAAKPANPVIFFKPISTLISSNEGVIKIPKVFGSINYEAELGVIIGKSCKNISTDQAMSYVAGYCLALDMTGMDFIVDARSKGLPWCLGKGFDTSTPVSRFISPEELGDPTDVRVWCKVNEQMKQDDTTRNLIFTIAELIAFTSKYMSLEKNDLILTGTPAGAGPVKNGDILECGLGDIVQMTFQVEDE